CCTACCCTTTTTCCTCTGGGCTCCCATTGCTCTGTTGATTGTATACCAGAGAACCGTAGTTTTCTTTCGCGCAAAGGGGAGATATATTAAAGGAGAAAGTGAAAGACTCACTCTGGTACCTCTGACTCTTTGCTATGGCGTCAGCTTCCCCTAAATCTATTACTATTAAGAGCCTGACAAACTCCGGTTATCTATCAAGACTCTGATGAAATGTTACCTTTACCTGTAGCTTTCCTGGTTCACCTTTTTTTGCAGAATTAATTGTTCCCCAGTCTGACGATAGCATTTTAGGCATACCTCTGTTGGAGCACTTAGTACTCAATCCCTCTTTaatgtttctattctttttagAATATAAGATTTTGTAGGGCAGGTTCTAATATTTAATACACAGTGCCCAATAAAGGTTAATTGGATGGAATTAATTGGGGAGGAAGAATTTAAACTCCTGATGTAATTagggaaaaatcaataaaagataaaacaaaatacaatacaGTATATAATTATGACCTCTTAAATTAGTGGTTCATAATATAATTGCTTCCACAgtccagagaagggagaaagctAAGAGGACTGGGATGGTGAGGGGAGGCTTTAGGAATCACAAAGTCTCAAGTTTGGAACAGACCTTAGaaatcatgtattcattcattcatttttaagcaaatatttattgagcatctactatatgccagacataATGCTAGACAATGCGGATCATAGTGAATCATCTACTTTAGATATGCATCCTTCCTTTGATAAACCATATTTAGTAAATGGTTATCCAGCTTCAGTTTAAACTTCTTAGTAAGAGAACTACCTATCTCACTTTGTTCTTCAATCGGTATCTAACGAATAAAACAAATATGTGGTTCAACAAAATGCATTCCACATTTCCACTGTAAAAGAGGAAGAGCTGTCCTAGTGGTAACAttcttaaagataaagaaaatcatcccttttgttttctgattatagAAGTAATATACATTTATCCTAGAAAACTTGGAAATACATAAAGGTATAAAATATCTATTATTTCATGACTGTGATATagtgttattattttaatatgtatcctttcaatttattttctgcttgtatacatatgtatacatctgTGTGTTTGTGCATATATTACACACATAGGGCCATACAACAAATACAACTTTATATCATGCTTCCCCCACTTTACATtatattgtgaacattttctgcctttaaatattatttgaaataattattatgTCTACATAATAGACTAAGAtggatgtttgatttttttaaccattcatttatttgttggaCCATTTAGGTTATTTCAGAATTTGTGCTACCATGGATAGCTCTTTGATAAGCATGCTTTTACTTATATCTCTGACTATATATTTGATGATTTCTTTAGGATAAGTGTTtaaagtgggattactgggttgaGGATATGAACTTTTAAAAGGCTGTAGATTCAAGTGGTCAAATTGCTTCCCCAAAAGACTGTGTTTATAGTCCTTCCAGTAAGGTATGAGAGTGTCCATCTCAAAAAAACCCATGGCagcctgattattttttaaatctttgtcaaTTTGATAGATAAAGAATGGTTTTATTGGCTATTCTTTTCTTAATTGCCTATTTGCACATTTAATCTATTCATGTTCTTTGCACATTTATTCTattgggatgattttttttttgtttggatttCCATGAGTTCTAATATGAGTGTTAACTCCTTGTCTTACTTATTACAAATATAGCAAACTGTAAACATTAGAGTGCTCCAGGCCTCAGTCCCTGgatctcttcttttctctcttcacaTCCACTCCTTTAGGTATCTCACCCAGTCCCCTGGCTTGAAACATTTGTATACTGAGAAcgccactagaatgtaagctccatttAAACTCCATGGGTGCAGGAGTTTTTGGTCCATTTTGCTCACTGATACATCcctagcacttagaacagtgcctggcacttaataaGAACTCAGTaagtattcattgaatgaatttagatggtttttaaattattattattcccattttacagataaggaaacaggtttACAGTTATTAAATAAATTGCTGAAGGTTGTCTAGCTAGAAAATGACtgaactgggattcaaatccatgttcttaaccactacatgTACTGCCTTTCTTAAATGTGATGTAATTGTTTTTCTGTATGTTCTGTGGAAACCTGCTTCATAGTAACTTCTACCACATCACACAGTTATGCTTAATTGGGAATGAGTATAATGTATATGAGATGTTGTTGTTTGCAGGGGAAGGAGAGTACAGGAGGAAACACTAGGGAGGATTGATGTTTATGCAGGAGCAGTCTGGGACCAGGTTATGGGAAACCTTAAACATCTTCAAGAATTTAGACTCAATCACAATCTTAAATAGGAGAGACTCATTGTAGATTCCTGAGCTGAGTGGGGTACAGATAGTTTTCAGTTTCCCAACCACCAGTTTAGTGCCTTAATTAACTaaaattttgtcttctttttactCCACATCCTTGAGGGTCACTTGGTTAGTATGTGGAAATGGAGTTAGATTTGTCTAACCTGAAAGAAAGCTCATGGCCTTTTCTTAACTCCTCACTGCTTTGCAGTCAAAACAGCTCCTGTGTCCACTGCTAGAATTGTATCTATCGGGTGGAAAGACATCTAAGCCGGCTAGTTAGAGTGTCTTTTCTCTTGAAAGGGCCTGAAGACATGGTGGCAAATTCTTACTACTTCTCTACTGTCTGTAAGACATCCTCTCTCCTCTAATGTGTTCTTTAAGTCAGATCACAGTTTAATCTATTAACTAACAGCCATCTTTTCCTGACATTTTTCTTGGCACTTGGACTTGAAACTTTCCAAATTCCTCAGGCACACATTTTCCCACCTCTCCTTCCTGCTGCATATTGTTAATCTCATCTACTATGctgttttactatattttaaattttttaatgaaatttttttcttattacaaaagcaGCATCTATtcagtacaggaaaaaaaacccataaaatacacatcatcaaaaaaacccccaaaaacccaTCACCTCAAATTAACCAATGTTAATTTTTGTTGTATATCCTTCAAGAACAACTTTTTAATTCATATATCTGGGTGGGTGTATGTGTTTGACAAAACAGATTactttgtacatattttaaaatcttttttccccctaactAATCTTTAGTGGAGTGCATTTTGTTGAGCCAtgtatttcttgttttatttgttaaatattgaTTGAAGAACAAATATCCAAAAATGGAATGACCTGCAAAGTGAGAGACGGAGTTCTCCTACTAAAAAGTTTAAATTGAAGGTGGATAACAATTTACTAAATATAGTTTATCAAAGAAAGGATGCAGGTCTAAAGTAGAGGATTCAATATGATCCCCATTGTCTAGTATTACGTCTGGCAtatggtagatgctcaataaatatttgttgaaagaatgaatgaatacatgatatCTAAGATCTGTTCCAAACTTGAGACCTTGTTATTCCTAAAGCCTCCCCTCACCATCCCCGTCCTCTTAGCTTTCCGTGAGAGGAATTATCTTATGAATCACTAATTTAAGAGATCATAATTCTATACTATATTGTCTCTTATTGCTCCATAGCTAACATATTGTTAGTATGTACCCttaatatgatgtgatgaaaatgactCTTTAtctctgtgatcttcctccccGAAACACACAATCCCAGtctaatcaagagaaaaacatcagaaaaattcAAACAGAGGAACATCCTATAATACACCTAACCAGTACTCCTTAAAACTGTCAGGGTAATGAAAGATAAGGAATGTCTGAGAAACTGTGAATTTTGAATTGCTACTTAAGcttcttgcttttttttattaagaacatttatttcttaaaacagttttagatttacagaagaacTGAGCAGATAGTACCAAAAGTTTCCATATGCCCTAGCACCAgtttcccctatttttttttttttttttttttgcggtacgcgggcctctcactattgtggtctctcccgttgtggagcacaggctccggacgcacaggctccggacgcacaggctcagcggccatggctcaccggcccagcagctccgcggcaggtgggatcttcgcggaccggggcacgaacccgcgtcccctgaatcggcaggcggattctcaaccactgcgtcaccagggaagccccagtttcccctattattaatgtcatatattaatatggtatatttgttacaattaatgaacaaatattgatacattataatTATTCAAGGTCCATACTTGATTTGGAGTTCCTTAGTTTTACCTAatgctttttttctgttccaggataccacattacatttagttatcATAGCCCTATTATGTATTGAATAtgtctatacatacatatacttaCATGcacaaacatatatgtatatgtatgtatacatacatgacTGAAATTGAAAGGATACATATGCAAATACTAATAATGATTATTACTACATAATGGTCATGAAATAAgaggtatttttatatatacctttatgtttttccaagttttctagaATAAATATATCCTACTTctataattagaaaacaaaaggaatggttttctttgtttttatgaagGCCACCACTAGGACAGCTCTCTCTTACAATGGAAGTGtgaactttccttgtttttgatgactttgacagttttgaagagtactggtcaggtatatTATaggatgctcctatgttggaatttgttggcttttttctcctgattagactggggttatcaGTTTGGGGGAAGAGAATATCACATCATATTAAGGGTACATACTAACAATATGATTTAATTTTGTTCATGTTGAAACCTTGGTCATCTGACTGAAGTAATGCTTGTCCAGTTTCTACACTGTAAAGTTACTGCCCCCAcctttccaaaattgttttggaCAGAATTCCCTATACACAGGCCATACTTAAGGAGTGGGGAATTACACTCTCCCTTTTTAGGGTGGAATCTAcataatttatttggaattctgcatgagaaatttgttttttctctaccATGTATTAATTtgttcaaacatttatttatatcagtatggtctcttggatatttattttatactttggtgTTATAATCCAATAGTACtttattgctcaaattgttcaggctttggccattgggagctctttcagtcaACTCTTATGCTCCTTTGACATAGACCCATCAATGTGTGTATTgtttttttgagcactttcttactttctggcactacaagatgcttcagtctcatcttgtatatttcctgccccagtcctagaatcggccatttctccaaggagccctggttccttttattggaaaatggtaTTAGGAGCCATGATCTGGATGCTAGGTATCTTCTCTGCTACtgggattttatttccttcaagtttcattttcatttgatgactttctttatcCCCCATGCTATCTGACTGGCTTCTCAAAAATGATGACAAGAGGCAAAGTTCAGTTATGGTAGCAGGAGGAACTTTCAATTCATCACAGTTGATCACAGTGGAATGGGCTGCCTTGGAGGAAAATGGACACCCTCTCTTTAGGAAAATGCCACCAGAAGCTGAATGACCAACAACTTACAGAGGATAATACTGTACTGGGAGGGTGTTTGGGCTAGAAGACTCCATGGGTCCTTCCAATTCTAAGATTCTGTGTTTCCAGgtggtgtttaaaaaaatcaacttggggcttccctggtggcgcagtgattgagagtccgcctgccgatgcaggggacacgggttcgtgccccggtccgggaggatcccacatgccgcggagcggctgggcccgtgagccatggccgctgagcctgcgcgtccagagcctgtgctccgcgaagggagaggccacaacagtgagaggcccttgtaccacaaaaaaaaaaaaagatcaacttGATTGTAATGGCTCTTATCACATACATCCCCACCCCAATCAAATGACAGTGAGACTGATGACTCATTCCTGTTCCctcccagtgtctggcacactaCCTTTCTCatggtagatgcttaataaatgtttggcTGAAATGCATTGCATTAGATTGAGTTTAGGCCTGGTTGGGTTTGGaaagtgagggagagaaagaattcAAAGTTCATACATAGATATGCAGATGGTGATAAACATCACATTAACTTAGGGGCATAGGAAAGTTTTATCCAAGGGTCTAGTCACTTTCCTCTTTGTGCTACAGTCACACCATATTGCAATTATCTGTCCTGCTGGAACCGTGtctcatacatattttatatttttagaaataccTTGCTTGGCACTATGCCTGCTcaaaatttgttgaattaaacTGGCTTTTCAGGTCTCTGGGAGAAAAGATTGAGTGTCTTGTACCTCCCTGGCTTCCTGTCTGTTCTACTGtactttttctctgtgtttttgtcTTTATCAGGTTTTTCCTATTGGATGTCTGAATCCCCAGGCCCCCTCCATCATGGCCAGCCGGGGTGGGGGCCGGGGTCGTGGCCGTGGCCAGTTGACCTTCAGCATGGAGGCTGTGGGCATTGGGAAGGGGGATGCtttgcccccacccaccctgcagcCTTCTCCACTTTTCCCTGTGAGTGTCTGCCCTCCTTTCCCAAGACTCCCATATGCCCCTGGCTGACTGTGTATGATCCTGGATTCCTCTTGAGCCATCATAAAATCATCCTCATCTTGCCCCTCACTGTCTGTATACTCCCAACTTATATGGGATGTTTTCCAGACAAGGAAGTGTCTACCCTCACTTTTTACATTCTCAGCTCCCCAGCTTTCAAAATGCTGTGTTGCTCCACCCATTTGCCTTGGTCCTCTGCTCAGTGGGAGCATTGGATTGAATTGTGGGGAGAGGAGCGGCCATCCCAGATTTGTACTCCAGCATTTTCTCCCTGAATTGACCATTGCCTCTGCCTCCTTAGCCCTTGGAGTTCCGCCCAGTGCCTCTGCCCTCAGGAGAGGAAGGGGAATATGTCCTGGCACTGAAGCAGGAGCTTCGAGGGGCCATGAGGCAGCTCCCCTACTTCATCCGGCCTGCTGTCCCCAAGAGAGGTCAGTTGGAATGCTAGTATCATGTTCTGAGTGCCTTCCATGAGTAGTGCCCTATACTTAGCACcgctggggcccagagaggccaGAAGAGGCACAGAAAGCTCACTGCCTAACTGGGGAGATCACAGTAATTACCCCTGCATTTGAAATGCATTATGGTATCCATGGTTTGTTTTGAGTCTCACAATAGTCTTGGACAGTAGGAGGTTAAGTATTaagatgcccattttacagatataaatGGGGAgatgtattaaattttttaacaatCTGGATATTGCAggtaccaaccaatcagaagaactTGAGAAGGGGTCTCTGAGAAGCCTTGTAATTAAAATATGACCCCTTTGGTTTGTGGATCATGGAGAGGTCGGGGAGCCAGGAGGGACTGGAGAACAGGGTGTACTTGGGGGGTCTGGGGTAGTGGATATTTACCAACTGGTGTGGAAGTACAGTATTTCAATGTATTGACAACCAGTGCTTTCCTACTAAGCCCTAGAAGCTAAAGTTCAGAGAGATGAAACACTTGCCTAAGTTAGTCGCATTAACGAGGAGTAAAGGGAACACTGAAACCCTCGTTTCTTGCTCTAGTATACTTTCCACTGTACCACACTACCAGTCAATATAGCCATGCCTTTGCATTAAGGGAGATAACAAAAACATTGTAATTTGAGGTGGCAAAAGGACAGGTTAGAAGAGTGTTGAAGGTCCTCATGGAAGCTGACCTCCTGGGCTCTGGGTCTGGGGTGAGGAAAAAGACAATTTCTGAGTTTTGAGAGGGCTGGTCCTCAGGAAGAACCCTGTTCTAGGGCTCTGAAAGGATAAAACTTTGACCCTTGACCTCTGATCCCTCAGATGTGGAGCGTTACTCAGACAAATATCAGATGTCAGGGCCGATTGACAACGCCATAGATTGGAACCCTGGTAGGTGATGGGCCCTTTCATTGACCTCCCTTCTTTCAAACGCTTGAGATGCCTGAAGCCACACGCCACCACCCTATGCACCCTCCTCTGTCTCCACCTTCACCCTATTCAGGAGCCTTAGATGTGCTCCAAAACACTCTCAGACTCTACCTTAAAACCTATTAAATGGCCCCCACTCCTCTGGAGGCATCCAAGCCACAGTTTTGTTCCAAGCAACTTTGACCCagccccttccttcctcaccCTTAAAACCCTGATCCTTACCTGTCCTTTCAAAGAGTCATCCATAGGACACCCCAGGGCAGAGTCTTGCTGACTTTTACATTCCCGCTATTCCTAGATTGGCGACGTCTACCCCGGGAGCTAAAGATCCGAGTACGGAAGCTACAGAAGGAGCGTGAGTGTATCTagaaaaaggagggaaaggagaggttTCCTTCATCAGCTGTAGGGCCAAGGCTTCTGGTGGTCTTGCCTGCCCTCCTAATTCCTGCCTAACCAGTCTACCCCATATTGTTGCTGGGTGCCATGGTGGCCACATGAGGGCAGCAGAGTGACATGGTCTATGCAAGAGGGTGGGGTAGAAAGCTATCTAGGAAGTTTGCTTTGATGGTTCACCTTTTGATCCTCTTACCAGGCACCACCATCCTACTCCCCAAGAGGCC
This genomic stretch from Kogia breviceps isolate mKogBre1 chromosome 1, mKogBre1 haplotype 1, whole genome shotgun sequence harbors:
- the POLR3GL gene encoding DNA-directed RNA polymerase III subunit RPC7-like isoform X1, producing MLGSAPCSRSFKWADLPPRLLQDWPGELTNGELWEADLERQQLEEDQQISSWLRRVFRVGEGQQVFPIGCLNPQAPSIMASRGGGRGRGRGQLTFSMEAVGIGKGDALPPPTLQPSPLFPPLEFRPVPLPSGEEGEYVLALKQELRGAMRQLPYFIRPAVPKRDVERYSDKYQMSGPIDNAIDWNPDWRRLPRELKIRVRKLQKERTTILLPKRPPKTTEDKEETIQKLETLEKKEEEVTSEEDEEKEEEEEKEEEEEEEYDEEEHEEETDYIMSYFDNGEDFGGDSDDNMDEAIY
- the POLR3GL gene encoding DNA-directed RNA polymerase III subunit RPC7-like isoform X3 yields the protein MASRGGGRGRGRGQLTFSMEAVGIGKGDALPPPTLQPSPLFPPLEFRPVPLPSGEEGEYVLALKQELRGAMRQLPYFIRPAVPKRDVERYSDKYQMSGPIDNAIDWNPDWRRLPRELKIRVRKLQKERTTILLPKRPPKTTEDKEETIQKLETLEKKEEEVTSEEDEEKEEEEEKEEEEEEEYDEEEHEEETDYIMSYFDNGEDFGGDSDDNMDEAIY